In Shewanella sp. MR-4, the genomic stretch CACCATATGCAGTTGCTGGATCATATGACGGATCACCGCGCTGCTGCCCGAAATATCCACATCGCCGGTCTTATCGGCTAACTCGGCTTGGAGATAGTGATTTTCGCTGGCAAGTTGCTCCGACAGGGCTTGAACCTGCGCTAAAGCTTGACGTAGCGACTGCTCGGTTTGTTTCTGAATACTGATGTCGCGAAATATCGCGACCACACCGATTAGCTTGTTGTCCCGATAGACGGGCGTCGAGCTGTAATGTACTGGAAAGCTGCTGCCATCTTTACGCCAAAACACATCGTGGGTGATTTCCCTTGCTATTCCATCCTTCAAGGTGTTGTAGATGGGACAATCTTCTTGGGGATAATGACTGCCATCCGCGTGGCTATGATGATGGCAATTATGGATATTTTTGCCGAGTAATTCTTCATTCTTCCAGCCCGTCATGCGCTCGGCGGCGGGATTAATAAAGACGGCATTACCATTTAAATCAAACCCATAAATGCCTTCTCCCACGGCATTGAGCAGTAACTGGTTCTCTGGCAGAAAATGTTTATCCAAGGGCATTGCAGCGGGCTGTGTTGAGGTCATTCCGTTGATTCCTTAATACGAATGAGTGCCCAGAGTATAACTCCTTGAGTCGTGTCGCGATATATCGTGAGTTACTCGGTAACGCTCGAATTGAATGGTTTAGAGATATGTTTAGAGGTCTGACCATTAACTTGTTGATAATAAAAAGCTTATATTTTAATCGATCGAAAGTTGTATTTAGTGCTGGCGTAAAAGAGTGAATTGTTATAAAAATGTTTCATAAATATCTTTGGCTAAGTTGACCTGAACAAAGCAGGCTCGCCCTTAAGACAGGGAATTCACGGCAACGCGGAGATGTTTATTGAAGTACGGTGTGAGTGAATGAACGAGTTAAATAGCGTTTTGGGGTGAGATGGCTGTTAAGAGTACGGAGTGATTTTCTGCCCACCTTTCCGGAAAATTACTTTCTACTGATTTGAAGTGTGCAAAAAGGCTGCGATGCAGCCTTTTTTATTGCGCGAGTGTTGAGCTTTATGGCTTCTTTTTTGAGGTTAAAGCCAAATCAATCGCTTACAGTGATTTTGCCTGAGCTAAGCCATTAAGCACGGCCTCTATAGTGAGCTTTGAAGGCAACACTATACCGTTAGGCGCCCTTGGACCATAGACCTTATTGTAAGGTGTACCCGGTACGCCTTCATGCTTCATATAACCCGCAATGGTGGAATCGGCTTCGCTCCAATTTCCCTGCATCAAAATAACCTTGTCGGCCATCAGCGCATTCACCACTTGCTCTCTGTGGGTGACTTCAGCCTTGTTGGTTTGGCAAATGCTGCACCAGTCTGAGGTGATATCCACAAACACTGTGTAGCCATCGGCGACCAGTGGCGCGATTTTTTCAGGGGCCAGCGTGTGCCACTGCAACTTTTGATAGGCTTGATAATCTTCGCCTTTATGTACAAAACCGATAATTCCGCCTAGGCCGACGGCGAAAAATCCCAATACAAAAATTACCGCCAGTGGAATGCGTTTACCTTTGCTGCGTTGCCAGATTAACAGGCCAATCGCGCCCACGAGTAATGCGAGAATGATCAGACTGATAAGAGTGATAGTGCCCATAAATGCCTACATAAGTTTTCGATAATCCAATCTATCTTAGCGGCTAACAGCTTAAATCTGCGTGAATTTACGCTTTAAAAGCCGATTAAACCTTTGACGCATTCGGTTGCAATTGTGCTTTTGCGCCGAGTGCGCAGTCTTTGTAAGCTGGTGCATCAATAAAAAGATCACAAATAACCACTACAGAAGGGAAGAATAATTGATGCGAGCGCTAACAGAGAAGCAAACGCCCTCAAAACTGAAATGGGCAAGTGTGTTGCTGCCCTTGTTATTCACTGTGTCCATAGTCGGTCATGCTGAGCCTGCGCAAAAAAGCGAAGCCAAAGTGGATAAGCTAGTGCCAGAGGTGGTGACGACTAAGCACAGAATGACGATTCAAAATCAAAAGATCAGCTATCAAGCCATTAGTGGAGAAACCATTTTAGAGGATGATAAGGGTGAGCCTCAGGCGAGTATCTTCTCTATTACGTATTTACGGGATGATGTGCAAGACAGCAGTAAACGCCCTGTCACGTTTATTTTCAACGGAGGCCCAGGTTCTGCCTCGCTGTGGCTGCACATGGGACTCTTTGGGCCAAAGCGTGTGATTGTACCAGGTGATGCCAAAGATGATGGTGCGGCGCCTTATCGGATTGAAGCCAACGATTACTCCTTACTTGATGAGTCTGATTTAGTATTTATCGACCCTGTGGGTACCGGTTTTAGCCGTGCGCTTGGTGAGAAGAAAGGCGCCGATTTTTGGGGCGTGAAAGAAGATGCCCAATCCATTGCCGAGTTTATGCGCCGTTGGTTGATTGAACATAAGCGTTGGAATTCGCCTAAATATCTTGCCGGTGAAAGTTATGGTACGACGCGAGCCGCAGCATTAGTGGATGAGCTCCAAGGCGGTTGGACCGATATCTCGGTCAATGGCGTGATGTTGATTTCATCGATTCTCGACTTTAGCCACGCTCGCTATCAACCGGGTAATAACCAACCCTACATTGGTTTTTTACCGACTATGGCGGCAACCGCGTTTTATCACAATAAAGTCAACGATGCCGACAAGGCCTTAGGGCTCGAAGCGTTTGTCGAACAGGCGCGTCAATTCGCTATCAAGGATTACGCCTTAGCCCTATTACAGGGTAGTCGTTTAGCGCAAAGCGATTATCAGAGCGTACGCAAACAGTTGGCGCGTTTTACGGGCCTGAGTGAGTCTTATCTTGACCGAGTGAATTTGCGGGTGAGTGCGAGTCGCTACACCAAAGAATTGCTCAGGGATCAGGATTTGACCGTCGGGCGGTTAGACAGTCGCTATACCGGCAAAGATTACGACAGTGGCGGTGACTCGACCGATAACGACCCGTCAGGATATGGTATCGATGGCGCTTATACGGCGGCTATCCATCAGTATCTGTATGAGGATTTAGGGGTTAAATTATCACGCCCCTTCAACGTGCTCTCCACCGATGTTAACCGTGGCTGGAACTGGAATATCAGCGGTAAGCAAATGCATTATGTGAATGTGGCGCCCTATTTAGGGCAGGCGCAGCGCGAGAATAAAGACCTACGCATTTTTGTCGGTAACGGTTATTTCGATTTTGCGACGCCCTTCTTTGCGACCGAAAATACCTTTGCCGATAATGGCATAGATAATAGCCGTGTCACTATGCATTACTACAAAGCGGGCCACATGATGTATGTGGAGCCCGCGTCGCTTGAGCAACTGGTGCAAGATATCCGCGCTTTTTATCATCCTAACGCGGCTAAATGAGAGTGACCGTATTATTTGGCCAGTGTTAAACTGCCACTCCTGTGAAGGCCCTATTGAGGGCCTTTTTATGCTTTAAAGGGTTAAAAATGAGCTTTAGTACTTGGTTAGGACTATTGGCGATTTGTTGCTTGGGCGCTATGTCTCCCGGGCCGAGTTTGGCCATGGTTGTGCGTCATACCTTGGGCGGTGGTCGCGGCAAAGGGATCGTTTGCGCTTGGGCGCACTCGATTGGTATTGGTATTTATGCGTTAGTGACGCTACTCGGACTAGCCGTTGTATTGAAAAAAGCGCCATTGATTTTTAATGGGATCGCGATTTTAGGCGCGCTCTATCTCGCATGGATGGGGATCCAAGCATTGCGCTCAAACGGTGGTATGCAGGCAAAACTTGCGGCGGGGGAGGCTACGGATACGCTCACTGCGGCGCGCGATGGTATCGCAATTTCCCTCTTCAATCCTAAGATTATGTTGTTCTTTTTAGCGCTGTTTAGCCAGTTTGTGATGGTGGCCGATAGCTTGACGGGTCAAGCACTTATCGTGCTAACGCCTTTGGTAGTTGATGGGCTTTGGTACACCTTGATTGCCTTACTGTTGTCCCATTCGAGTGTATTGCCTAAGTTACGGGAAAAAGCGGGACTTATTGATAAACTTTCTGGTGTGGTACTGATCCTGCTCGCGATACGCGTGGTCTACACTCTCTGACGTTTCACAATGCGTATTGATGAGTGTGAAGAAATAAGTGCGAAGAGATAAAAAAACGCCATCACAAGATGGCGTTTTTTATGGGATTTTAGCAGGCGATGCTTGGCTTTTAGCGCATCATCAGCCTTTAAAGATTTGTACCGAGTCATCCGCCGCCACCGCTTCTTCCTGCATAACGGGTGGATTAGCGATATGGTCGTCTAGGTTGTCGCTTAGCATTTCGCGGTATTCGGCGCTAAACCAGTCGAGCGCATTGTCTTTTTCTGCGCCTAAGTCGGCAGATTTGATCGCGGCTTCAAAGGCGTTAAAACGCGCAGCGGCAAAACGCAGGGCCGTGCCGACTTTACCGACATCACCTTCCTGCTGGCTTAGCTGATTGGCTAAGGCAATAAATTGATCGGCAAGTTCAAAAATCGTGGTGTTGCTGGTATCAGTCATAGCGCTTACTCAAAATAATTTATTGGTGGGCGATTCTATCCTAAATTCTGCAGGAAGGAACCGCTTAGGCTTAAGTATTGGGATCTAAATCGGTTGTAGTGAGCCCAATCCTTAGCAGGTTATCCATCGCTAACTTGCGGTTAGCTCGAAGGTTGATTGGGCGATATTGTAATTGGTATCAATGGGTTTTGCTGCATCGTTTCAAGGCGGAAGATATGTAACAGTTCTATCATCGTGATTTAAATCCTTGCCGATTTGGGATGCAGATAGCCTGCCGAAATACAAGCTCTGCATGGCGATGCGGGGTGAATAATATCTGATTTAGCCTCCTGTGAGGATTCATCTTCTGTTCAGTTAGCCACTCGCATACTGCTTCCATCAACAGGAGAACCGCCATGAAAGCAATTAAACTTACTCTGTCAGCCTTACTACTCGCTGCAGCTTCATCTTCGGCCATTGCGGCTGATGTCGGAGTGTCGATTAACATCGGCGATCCAAACTTTTACGGTCAGATCAATATTGGTAATTTTCCTCGTCCACAGGTGATTTACGAACAGCCTATCGTGATAGAGCAGTCTCGGGTCGTGTATGAACCTATCTATCTGCATGTGCCGCCTGGTCATGCAAAAAAATGGGGCCGCTATTGTGCTTCCTATGGTGCCTGCGGCCGTCCGGTCTATTTTGTTCAGGATGTCTGGTATCGCGATGAGTACGTACCCCGTTATCGCTCCTATAAACAGGATAAGCATCACCACAAACATTACGACAAACATGAGCGCCGCAAAGACAGAGATGACGACCGTGGTCATGGCCATCGTGGTCACGATTAGCACAGATTGTTTGAGTAAACGCCCCTATCACGCTAGCTGATGGCTTATCAGAGCCATTTGCGAATCAAAGCGCCGAGGCGCAACATGGCGCAGCATTCAACTTTGCTCGAGTTAACTTTTGCGATTCGGGGCGTTTCTCGATAGTAATCGATTGCCTAAACCTAAGGGACTGAACGGGTTTAGGCCGTAATTTGCTTGCGATACCTCAAGACTCGGGAATAAAAACCGGAGTTGGCTTGTCATGTCGTGCTATCACTTTTAAGCTAACGGCATCGTAACTTAAGTAAGAGAAACAGATTTTGGCGACTTGGCAGGCATTTATTGACCATCAACGTTCTCAACCCTATTACCAGCAGTTGATAGCATTTGTGAATCAAGAGCGTGAATTGGGTAAGGTGATCTATCCTCCTAAAGAGGATGTGTATAACGCCTTTAAAACAACCCCATTGGAGCAAGTGCGTGTAGTGCTTATAGGTCAAGATCCCTACCATGGCCCCGACCAAGCCCACGGCCTGTGTTTCTCGGTTAAGCGAGGCATTAAACCGCCGCCATCGCTAGCCAATATGTATAAAGAGTTAGTGAACGATATTCCCGGTTTCCAAATCCCAAATCATGGTGATTTAACCCAATGGGCGGAGCAGGGGATTTTGATGCTTAATACCGTGCTGACGGTGGAACAAGGGCAAGCCCACTCACATGCCAATGCAGGCTGGGAAACCTTTACCACTGAGGCCTTAAAGCTGTTAAATGCGCAGGAACGGCCGATTATTTTCGTACTCTGGGGCAGTCATGCTATCAAAAAAGGGGCGGTGATTACTGCGCCACAGCATCAAATTCTGTCGGGACCCCACCCGTCACCACTGTCGGCTTATCGCGGCTTCTTCGGTTGTGGGCATTTTTCTAAAGTGAATCAACTGCTGATGGCGCGGGGCGAAGCACCGATCCAATGGCAGGTTTAAGTTCACTTGGATAAAGAACCTTAAAAACAAAAAGGCCTTGCTTAGCAAGGCCTTTTTGTTGGTTTATCGCTGCCAATTAGTGGTTACGATCAACGGAGATTTTCGCCAGTGAGATTAATGCGGTTTTGAAATCACTGTCGGGTAATACTGCCAGCGCCGCAATCGCTTTATTTGATTCTTCAATAGCTTTTTGCTGAGTGTAAGTGAGCGCGCCGCAGTGATGCAGAGCGGCAACTATTTTCTCAATGGCGTGGGTGCCATCACCTTGCTCAATGGCTTGGCGAATGAGTTGCTGCTCTTCTTCTGTGCCATGGGCAATGGCATAGATCAGCGGTAAGGTCGGTTTACCTTCGGCGAGATCATCACCGATGTTTTTACCTAACTCTTCACTGTCGGCGGTGTAGTCGAGCAAATCGTCGGTCAGCTGGAAGGCGGTGCCTAAATACTTACCATAGTCGCCTAATGCGGTTTCTTGCTCGGGTGTAGCGCCGGCTAATACCGCGGCCAGTAACGTGGCGGCTTCGAATAGCTTGGCGGTCTTGCAATAGATCACCCGCATATAGCTTTCTTCTGTGGTATTAGGATCGTTACAGTTCATTAGCTGTAATACTTCACCTTCGGCCAATACGTTAGTGGTATCGGCTAATACACGCAGCACTCGCATGCTGTCGAGTTCGGTCATCATTTGGAATGAGCGGGTATAAAGGAAGTCACCTACTAATACACTGGCGCTGTTACCAAAGAGTGCGTTGGCGGTTTCGCGGCCGCGTCTGAGGGTCGATTCATCGACCACATCATCGTGCAGTAATGAAGCGGTATGAATAAATTCAATAATCGCGGCAAGCTTAAGGTGGGCTTCACCTTGATAGTCGACGGCGCGCGCTGCGAGGACGGACAGTAAAGGACGAAGACGTTTACCACCACCATTAATAATGTAGAAACCTAACTGGTTAATCAGGGCGACATCTGACTCCAGCTGTTTATAGATCAGCTGATTGACTGCTTGCATATCAGTGTCAGCCAGTTGACGAATAGCGTTTAAATCCATAATAGACTCTGGTTGTGGGGCCATTACGTACCCGGCCTCTATTTTAGGCTCACGTGTTATATAGAATGAATTTTACCTAAAATTCCGACATATGACAGTACTCACACTACTAATGTGCGAGTTATTCCGGCCTTTTTTTATTCTTTCCTAATTAGGGCTTGCCAGATAAGGATTCTTCGCGTAAACTCCGCGCCCATTGTCAATAAAGTTTTTGTAGCACCCTGCCTCCCATAGTGTGAGCCAGCGTGTTAGGAATATCGGAGTAAAATAGCTATGTACGCTGTTTTTCAAAGTGGTGGTAAACAACACCGTGTAGCCCCTGGCCACACAGTTCGTTTAGAAAAATTAGAAGTTGCTACTGGTTCAACTGTTGAATTCGATCAAGTTTTACTGATCGCTGACGGTGAAAAAGTGCACGTTGGTGCTCCTTTAGTAGCTGGCGGTAAAGTCGTTGCTGAAGTAGTAAGTCATGGTCGTGGCGAGAAAGTAACTATCGTTAAGTTCCGTCGTCGTAAGCACCACGACAAGAAGATGGGCCACCGTCAGTGGTTCACCGAAGTTAAAATTACTGCTATCAACGCATAATAGGAGTCTAACTCATGGCACATAAAAAAGCTGGCGGTTCTACTCGTAACGGCCGTGATTCAGAAAGTAAACGTCTTGGTGTTAAGCGCTTTGGCGGTGAATCAGTTCTAGCTGGTAACATTATCGTTCGTCAACGTGGTACTAAATTCCACGCTGGTGTAAACGTGGGTGTTGGTCGCGACCACACTCTGTTTGCTCTGACTGACGGTAAAGTAAAATTCGAAGTTAAAGGTCCTAATAACCGTAAGTTTATTAGCATCGAAGCTTAATTTTCGAGTCTAGCTTATACTGTAAAGCCCCGCCATTGGTGGGGCTTTCTGTTTTTTATGCTTCTATTTACCTGCGTTTCTGGTGAGTTTGGTAAATCTTTATCAAATTGATGGCGTTGACTGGTAAGATTGGGAGCAAGTATCTCGAGTTTTTTGGCGACCGATGAAGTTAAACGGTATAATTCCTTCATTCAGTGATGCCTGGAGTAAGTATGAAGTTTGTCGATGAGGCAGTAATTAGGGTCGAAGCAGGCGACGGCGGTAGCGGTTGTGTGAGCTTCAGACGCGAAAAATATATCCCCGATGGTGGTCCTGATGGTGGTGATGGCGGTGACGGCGGCAGTGTTTATCTGCAGGCCGATGAAAACCACAACACCCTGATAGAATACCGATTTGAACGTTTTCACATGGCTGAGCGCGGTGAAAACGGCCGTGGCCGTGATTGTACTGGTCACAGCGGTAAAGATTTGATTTTAAAAGTGCCAGTGGGTACTCGTGCCATTGATGATGAAACCGAGGAAGTCCTCGGCGATTTAACCACCCATGGCCAAAAGCTATTAGTGGCTAAAGGTGGATTTCACGGCTTAGGCAATACGCGCTTTAAGAGCAGTACTAACCGTGCGCCACGTCAAAAGACCTTAGGTACTCCGGGTGAAGTCCGTAGTCTGAAATTAGAGCTGCTGTTGTTAGCCGACGTTGGCTTGCTCGGTATGCCTAACGCGGGTAAATCGACCTTTATTCGCGCGGTATCACGTGCAACACCAAAGGTTGCCGATTACCCCTTCACGACGTTAGTACCTAACCTAGGTGTGGTTAACCCTCGCCCTGGTCAAAGCTTTGTGATCGCCGATATTCCAGGTTTGATCGAAGGCGCGGCAGAAGGTGCGGGTCTGGGTATTCGTTTCTTAAAACATTTAGAACGTTGCCGTATTCTGTTGCATATCATCGATATCGAGCCAATTGATGGCACAGATCCTGTGGATTCTGCTCGTGCGATCGTCGGTGAGCTTGAAAAATATTCGCCCAAATTGGCAAGCAAGCCACGTTGGTTAGTCTTTAACAAGGCCGATCTGCTGCTCGAAGATGAGCTGAAAGAGAAAGTTGCTCGCGTAGTTAAGGAATTAGGTTGGGAAGGTGACGTTTACACTATTTCTGCCTATAGCCGCGATGGCACTAAAGAATTAGCGACCAAGCTGCTGGACTTCATCCAAAGTCTTCCTCCGGAAGATAAAGATGCGAACCCAGATGCAGAGGTTGAGTTCAAGTGGGACAATTATCATCAAGCCAACATTGATGCAATCAATGAAGACTATGACGATGAATTTGACGATGACTTTGATGATGACGACTACGATGTAGAAGTGATCTACCAAAGATAATATCCCAACCTAAGTTTTGAGAGTCCCGTGTACGCAGATACTCAAAATGATATTACTCGGCAGGTTGTGCGTGTCGCACAACTGCTACTGGCCTACGGCGCTGAATCTGATTTAGTTGAAGAAATCAGCCAGCGCCTAGGTCAGGCCTTAGGATTGGCAAGTGTTGAGCTTTCCATCTCCTCTAATTCCCTCGTGTTAACCAGTTTAGTGCATGGTCGCTGTATCACGACGACGCGTCGGATCCGCGAGCATGGCATCAATATGACCATAGTCTGCGAGTTGCAACGCATCTGTTTG encodes the following:
- a CDS encoding thioredoxin family protein; its protein translation is MGTITLISLIILALLVGAIGLLIWQRSKGKRIPLAVIFVLGFFAVGLGGIIGFVHKGEDYQAYQKLQWHTLAPEKIAPLVADGYTVFVDITSDWCSICQTNKAEVTHREQVVNALMADKVILMQGNWSEADSTIAGYMKHEGVPGTPYNKVYGPRAPNGIVLPSKLTIEAVLNGLAQAKSL
- a CDS encoding S10 family peptidase, which codes for MRALTEKQTPSKLKWASVLLPLLFTVSIVGHAEPAQKSEAKVDKLVPEVVTTKHRMTIQNQKISYQAISGETILEDDKGEPQASIFSITYLRDDVQDSSKRPVTFIFNGGPGSASLWLHMGLFGPKRVIVPGDAKDDGAAPYRIEANDYSLLDESDLVFIDPVGTGFSRALGEKKGADFWGVKEDAQSIAEFMRRWLIEHKRWNSPKYLAGESYGTTRAAALVDELQGGWTDISVNGVMLISSILDFSHARYQPGNNQPYIGFLPTMAATAFYHNKVNDADKALGLEAFVEQARQFAIKDYALALLQGSRLAQSDYQSVRKQLARFTGLSESYLDRVNLRVSASRYTKELLRDQDLTVGRLDSRYTGKDYDSGGDSTDNDPSGYGIDGAYTAAIHQYLYEDLGVKLSRPFNVLSTDVNRGWNWNISGKQMHYVNVAPYLGQAQRENKDLRIFVGNGYFDFATPFFATENTFADNGIDNSRVTMHYYKAGHMMYVEPASLEQLVQDIRAFYHPNAAK
- a CDS encoding LysE family translocator, translating into MSFSTWLGLLAICCLGAMSPGPSLAMVVRHTLGGGRGKGIVCAWAHSIGIGIYALVTLLGLAVVLKKAPLIFNGIAILGALYLAWMGIQALRSNGGMQAKLAAGEATDTLTAARDGIAISLFNPKIMLFFLALFSQFVMVADSLTGQALIVLTPLVVDGLWYTLIALLLSHSSVLPKLREKAGLIDKLSGVVLILLAIRVVYTL
- a CDS encoding DUF3144 domain-containing protein produces the protein MTDTSNTTIFELADQFIALANQLSQQEGDVGKVGTALRFAAARFNAFEAAIKSADLGAEKDNALDWFSAEYREMLSDNLDDHIANPPVMQEEAVAADDSVQIFKG
- the ung gene encoding uracil-DNA glycosylase, with the translated sequence MATWQAFIDHQRSQPYYQQLIAFVNQERELGKVIYPPKEDVYNAFKTTPLEQVRVVLIGQDPYHGPDQAHGLCFSVKRGIKPPPSLANMYKELVNDIPGFQIPNHGDLTQWAEQGILMLNTVLTVEQGQAHSHANAGWETFTTEALKLLNAQERPIIFVLWGSHAIKKGAVITAPQHQILSGPHPSPLSAYRGFFGCGHFSKVNQLLMARGEAPIQWQV
- the ispB gene encoding octaprenyl diphosphate synthase; protein product: MDLNAIRQLADTDMQAVNQLIYKQLESDVALINQLGFYIINGGGKRLRPLLSVLAARAVDYQGEAHLKLAAIIEFIHTASLLHDDVVDESTLRRGRETANALFGNSASVLVGDFLYTRSFQMMTELDSMRVLRVLADTTNVLAEGEVLQLMNCNDPNTTEESYMRVIYCKTAKLFEAATLLAAVLAGATPEQETALGDYGKYLGTAFQLTDDLLDYTADSEELGKNIGDDLAEGKPTLPLIYAIAHGTEEEQQLIRQAIEQGDGTHAIEKIVAALHHCGALTYTQQKAIEESNKAIAALAVLPDSDFKTALISLAKISVDRNH
- the rplU gene encoding 50S ribosomal protein L21; the encoded protein is MYAVFQSGGKQHRVAPGHTVRLEKLEVATGSTVEFDQVLLIADGEKVHVGAPLVAGGKVVAEVVSHGRGEKVTIVKFRRRKHHDKKMGHRQWFTEVKITAINA
- the rpmA gene encoding 50S ribosomal protein L27, with protein sequence MAHKKAGGSTRNGRDSESKRLGVKRFGGESVLAGNIIVRQRGTKFHAGVNVGVGRDHTLFALTDGKVKFEVKGPNNRKFISIEA
- the cgtA gene encoding Obg family GTPase CgtA, with amino-acid sequence MKFVDEAVIRVEAGDGGSGCVSFRREKYIPDGGPDGGDGGDGGSVYLQADENHNTLIEYRFERFHMAERGENGRGRDCTGHSGKDLILKVPVGTRAIDDETEEVLGDLTTHGQKLLVAKGGFHGLGNTRFKSSTNRAPRQKTLGTPGEVRSLKLELLLLADVGLLGMPNAGKSTFIRAVSRATPKVADYPFTTLVPNLGVVNPRPGQSFVIADIPGLIEGAAEGAGLGIRFLKHLERCRILLHIIDIEPIDGTDPVDSARAIVGELEKYSPKLASKPRWLVFNKADLLLEDELKEKVARVVKELGWEGDVYTISAYSRDGTKELATKLLDFIQSLPPEDKDANPDAEVEFKWDNYHQANIDAINEDYDDEFDDDFDDDDYDVEVIYQR